One Tissierellales bacterium DNA window includes the following coding sequences:
- a CDS encoding N-acetyltransferase, producing the protein MGNIIIRQAEDNDIQGIRNIVKEAFDRPGKDEYFNEWEFVYKVRSDSGFIPELCLVAVINSEIIGYALLSKALIGKNEGLSLGPLAVKPLYQRKGIGKKLIDYGLKKAKEIGFEWVALTGGDYYTKFGFESALKYGIVIADSHPENPYLKIKFLNTNREVSGKMRFCDSFYDENGELL; encoded by the coding sequence ATGGGAAATATAATTATAAGACAGGCAGAAGATAATGATATACAGGGAATAAGAAATATAGTAAAGGAGGCATTTGATAGACCAGGTAAGGATGAATATTTCAATGAATGGGAATTTGTCTATAAGGTAAGAAGTGACTCTGGGTTCATACCTGAGTTATGTCTAGTTGCAGTCATTAATAGCGAAATAATAGGATATGCTTTGCTATCAAAGGCATTAATAGGTAAGAATGAAGGCTTATCGTTAGGACCATTAGCGGTTAAACCTTTATATCAGCGTAAAGGAATTGGGAAAAAACTTATAGATTATGGGTTGAAAAAGGCTAAAGAAATTGGATTCGAGTGGGTTGCACTGACTGGTGGAGATTATTATACTAAATTTGGATTTGAATCTGCCTTAAAATATGGAATCGTAATAGCCGATAGCCACCCTGAGAACCCTTATCTAAAAATTAAATTTCTTAATACAAATAGGGAAGTATCTGGTAAGATGAGATTTTGTGATTCCTTTTATGATGAAAATGGAGAGTTACTATAG